The following are from one region of the Epinephelus fuscoguttatus linkage group LG11, E.fuscoguttatus.final_Chr_v1 genome:
- the casp8ap2 gene encoding CASP8-associated protein 2: MDNIDTNASGPLVPEVSEDSVDIYDGLEVSSNATLVPAVNEDSVDIYEGLDMSIRSNAEKSSSKTSEVKESMDLYEEIVMEEQQTREASYTELKSRFQAAQTLIKELHRRLEQMEIQNTGLNTENCHLKKNISALLQTARQEVTRKDAEIQRLNLQSERGRHHHQSHISNLRDQNPSSRTSMSRPPPPPPPPPSSPPPLPPPPPPSLPRDDHPSRDIPQPSRKESSSSTYQPSGSNRKSSRSLSTRHSESDKHKSKHREEKCQSQKLSESTDRRHRSGSDPSRDCHAPERNRSHKADKETGWRYDSRSCKSRNYLNVEGHHRSEGAKSPPPEISHSAVSSDDKKGRNRDRRQDTVKTSTSDSEHIAAHSSKEGYNRDHRKIKTSDRHARNSDPKDQKKPSSNQHAERCRELSKERGGDRLSKDYQRKEERRREDETSRKHRRSAPSETSREREKARSKESDQGKDVSSKERQEKTHKALKSSSEEPHIGEKKSVEENSPNRKLCFMETLNLTLSPIKKSGLLISASQADVTPVDKVVENGPDDDSSQLNVEDFCVIDEVDSSELEAGLKEQSLDIPETPSSEKTHERCDDAIDVQETDKKQSETPAADTQPEDNSVQTTSLYSQRPDTAETQVAEHLTLTSPEMCSPKATDNSRNHENQTTLASDSQVVNCGPLDARAGDGDTSGNISEQHKDNTSQKVTPVKRTGQSVAVTDPDALVSSIKPNLRSPKTPVQKSHSVDSVDEAASTSQENPVAEDVPDKANQEIQQISPTVLPQDGQQGLVASTSVPKKDDCHMQDGPKNADAVSSTISLESLPQEGLSLYDAICMLAQTNDDTIDSSSTAAEPSSSTGCIAVSKVSSTTEDTALPEKYSDLLHTPKKSFSPGKSHGNNVEPSSSVPLLHDEDSMMHTLNNLKRIPDAISPLRSPIKITKRSHLHVQGKPGHVKSLQKDFSSTAVDANSKKLDINKENKYPGSPANHDTQNLVDKVSDLPSSDTDLEEGEILSESDEAATGSSLPANKKAKLARPVRNKQSPKSVLKRKSEERSIASKETIKTAGVSTRSPKSRFKTVCPAATKASFSTIEEVMETFKVVRTEIRRKYMKLHKTFPKKSFHGMMDNFQESFLEFVDGAHFGQICSQAGELKSKLKKMIASVFSKVTNNGIVKRIFEQQAVDLKQRLWDFVDVQVNYLFKDIYMTLKSLCKPARTQAEDSRPKENEKVSRQSPVKKPQCQQKEAQSSQTSLNQNKPCTVVPYKTGLGSRGKDIRITHVEKDSNVDPHPTNGQNTKTVANFLPPKNVPSTPEKSNVSSLVISQNGSLLDRTDFELLTEQQASSLTFNLVRDTQMGEIFKCLLQGSDLLETSGVTGDNTPWPLGTPRKDGERLISITTPIKFDSPSKLLSPTKFDSPSKLIATWSSISPRKMSSPRPKAQIQLNPALFDESCLLEVPSENRSQRSYSILAEDLAVSLTIPSPLKSDSHLSFLQPPSMHLVSTPDSVISAHISEDALLDGEDASEQDIHLALDTDNSSCGSSTSSEVLATPFVFKPNLPMQALVMERSNDHFIVKIRQAATGADTTLTADDSLSQTLTEEDQQRVEVGVEAKDGQGKAVLSDKSPNSTPSNAVPSNAVPLENSLSGICNSADVHLTQDESLTSHEKQDLSTQQNTSKVSFSENSQKLSESLKRHPKTIPSDNNLHNNAQSSDHAFGKISQPTSREDITVTAVEHVSQTCHRKEDMTSQSPSKSQKRISCSETVLSDISPHHPAKGSETDQTSKVLTSHVSDGRRDEMEASESERSLIIAEDISSTPERDQRDCEKGGKRKKKKHHHEKSKAKRFRKEEEERTEKIMSNCKADDDESKSLSPTNLYAKNVIRKKGEVVIAWTRDEDRAILIELKTKGASRETFSALAEKLNKPSGQIAQRFHQLMKLFKKQEKMDT, from the exons ATGGACAACATTGACACCAACGCTTCTGGTC CTCTGGTACCTGAGGTCAGCGAAGATTCTGTGGATATCTATGATGGCCTGGAAGTCAGCAGCAATGCAA CCTTGGTACCTGCTGTCAATGAAGATTCTGTGGATATCTATGAAGGCCTAGATATGAGTATTAGAAGCAATGCAG AGAAGTCCTCTTCAAAGACCTCTGAGGTGAAAGAGTCAATGGATCTTTACGAAGAAATTGTCATGGAGGAACAGCAGACCAGAGAGGCATCATACACAGAG TTGAAATCCAGGTTCCAAGCAGCTCAAACCCTCATTAAAGAGTTGCACAGGAGATTGGAGCAGATGGAGATAcag AATACAGGGTTGAACACTGAGAATTGCCATCTCAAAAAGAATATCTCTGCACTTCTGCAAACTGCGAGACAGGAGGTGACACGCAAAGATGCTGAGATCCAGAGGTTGAACCTACa GTCAGAAAGAGGTCGCCATCACCACCAATCTCACATTAGTAATTTGCGGGATCAAAATCCCTCCAGTCGGACCTCCATGAGTAGGCCAccgcctcctccacctcctccaccatccagtcctcctccccttcctccacctccaccgCCTTCACTTCCCAGGGATGATCACCCTTCAAGGGATATTCCTCAACCCTCAAGGAAAGAAAGCAGTAGTTCCACCTATCAGCCTAGCGGATCCAACAGGAAATCCAGCAGAAGTTTATCAACCCGACATAGTGAGTCCGACAAACACAAGTCCAAGCACAGAGaggaaaaatgtcaaagtcaaAAACTATCTGAATCAACAGATAGGAGACATAGAAGTGGTTCAGACCCCAGCAGGGACTGTCACGCCCCTGAGAGGAACAGGTCTCACAAAGCAGACAAAGAGACAGGATGGAGATATGACTCCAGATCATGTAAAAGCAGGAACTACTTAAATGTTGAGGGGCACCACAGATCAGAGGGAGCTAAAAGCCCTCCACCAGAGATTTCACATAGTGCAGTTTCCTCTGATGACAAGAAAGGGCGAAACCGTGACAGAAGACAAGATACAGTCAAAACGTCCACATCAGACTCTGAGCATATTGCAGCTCACAGCTCTAAAGAGGGCTACAACCGAGATCATAGAAAAATTAAGACCAGTGACAGACATGCCAGAAATTCAGACCCCAAAGACCAGAAAAAGCCCTCTTCAAATCAACATGCTGAGCGCTGCAGGGAGCTCTCcaaagagaggggaggggataGACTATCAAAGGATTATcaaaggaaggaggagagacGACGTGAAGATGAAACCAGCAGAAAGCACAGGAGGAGTGCTCCGTCAGAGACGAGCAGAGAACGTGAGAAAGCAAGATCAAAAGAATCAGACCAAGGTAAAGATGTCAGCAGTAAGGAAAGACAAGAAAAGACACACAAGGCCTTAAAAAGTTCATCCGAAGAACCACATATCGGTGAGAAAAAGTCTGTGGAGGAAAATAGTCCAAACAGGAAACTGTGTTTCATGGAAACATTGAATCTAACACTTTCACCTATAAAGAAGTCAGGGTTGCTCATCAGTGCCAGCCAGGCAGATGTCACGCCAGTGGACAAGGTAGTTGAGAACGGACCAGATGATGACAGTTCACAGCTTAACGTTGAGGACTTTTGTGTAATTGATGAAGTAGACAGCAGTGAATTAGAAGCAGGGTTAAAAGAGCAATCTTTAGATATTCCTGAAACTCCAAGCTCTGAAAAGACACATGAGAGGTGTGATGATGCAATAGATGTCcaggaaacagacaaaaagcagAGTGAAACTCCTGCAGCTGACACGCAACCTGAAGACAATTCAGTCCAAACTACCTCATTGTATAGCCAACGCCCAGATACTGCAGAGACCCAGGTGGCTGAGCATCTCACATTAACATCACCAGAGATGTGTTCTCCAAAAGCAACAGACAATTCTAGAAATCATGAGAACCAAACTACGCTGGCCTCAGACAGCCAGGTAGTTAATTGTGGACCTCTGGATGCTAGAGCTGGTGACGGTGACACGTCTGGAAACATTTCTGAGCAACATAAAGACAATACCTCACAAAAAGTAACTCCTGTAAAAAGGACTGGTCAATCTGTTGCTGTTACAGACCCTGATGCGCTTGTTTCAAGCATAAAACCGAATTTAAGAAGTCCTAAAACTCCAGTACAGAAAAGCCACTCTGTGGATTCAGTCGATGAAGCTGCTTCAACCTCACAAGAAAATCCTGTAGCTGAAGATGTCCCTGACAAGGCCAACCAAGAAATACAGCAAATTTCTCCCACTGTTCTACCTCAGGACGGTCAGCAAGGTCTCGTTGCTTCTACTTCCGTTCCCAAGAAAGATGATTGTCATATGCAGGATGGTCCTAAAAATGCAGATGCTGTATCCAGTACAATAAGCCTAGAATCACTTCCACAAGAAGGGCTGAGTCTCTATGATGCTATTTGCATGTTGGCACAGACAAACGATGACACCATCGACAGCAGTAGCACCGCAGCCGAGCCAAGCTCTTCCACCGGTTGTATCGCTGTGTCCAAAGTCAGCAGTACGACAGAGGACACGGCACTGCCAGAGAAGTACAGTGACCTCCTTCACACACCAAAGAAGAGCTTCAGTCCTGGGAAGAGTCATGGAAATAATGTTGAGCCTTCCAGTTCTGTGCCCTTACTCCATGATGAGGACTCCATGATGCACACACTGAACAACCTGAAGAGAATCCCTGATGCCATTAGCCCTCTGAGAAGCCCAATAAAGATAACCAAGAGAAGTCATCTCCATGTTCAAGGCAAGCCGGGTCATGTCAAGAGCCTTCAGAAAG ATTTCTCCAGCACAGCTGTTGATGCCAACTCAAAGAAGTTGGatataaacaaagaaaacaaatatccAGGTTCTCCTGCAAACCATGACACACAGAACTTGGTGGACAAGGTATCCGACCTGCCTTCAAGTGACACTGATCTGGAGGAAGGGGAAATTTTAAGCGAAAGTGATGAGGCGGCTACAGGCTCATCTCTTCCTGCCAACAAGAAGGCAAAGTTAGCACGACCAGTCAGAAATAAACAGAGTCCTAAGTCTGTGTTAAAGAGGAAATCTGAAGAAAGGTCCATTGCATCAAAAGAAACTATTAAAACAGCAGGTGTATCAACACGAAGCCCAAAAAGTCGTTTCAAAACAGTCTGTCCCGCGGCAACGAAAGCTTCTTTTTCCACCATAGAGGAAGTAATGGAGACATTCAAGGTGGTTCGTACTGAGATCCGAAGAAAGTACATGAAGCTCCATAAAACGTTTCCCAAGAAGAGCTTCCATGGTATGATGGACAATTTCCAGGAGTCTTTTTTAGAATTCGTGGATGGTGCTCATTTTGGTCAAATATGCAGTCAGGCAGGGGAGCTGAAATCCAAGCTGAAGAAAATGATTGCATCTGTGTTTAGCAAAGTAACAAATAATGGTATTGTGAAGCGCATCTTTGAACAGCAAGCAGTCGATCTGAAGCAAAGGTTGTGGGATTTTGTAGATGTCCAAGTTAACTACTTGTTCAAGGACATTTACATGACGCTTAAGAGCCTTTGCAAACCAGCAAGAACTCAGGCTGAGGACAGTAGGCCCAAGGAAAATGAGAAAGTATCTAGACAGTCTCCTGTAAAGAAGCCACAGTGTCAACAAAAGGAAGCACAATCGTCTCAGACGAGCTTGAATCAGAATAAGCCATGTACTGTGGTGCCTTACAAAACAGGCCTTGGAAGCAGAGGAAAAGATATCAGAATCACACATGTGGAAAAAGACAGTAATGTTGACCCGCATCCAACGAATGGCCAAAATACCAAAACTGTGGCCAACTTCCTTCCTCCAAAAAATGTTCCTTCAACTCCAGAGAAGAGTAACGTTTCTTCTTTGGTTATCTCACAAAATGGCTCTTTGCTTGACAGAACGGACTTTGAGCTTCTCACAGAACAGCAAGCCTCCAGTTTAACATTCAACCTGGTAAGAGACACTCAAATGGGAGAAATCTTCAAGTGTCTCCTGCAAGGATCTGACTTACTAGAAACCAGCGGCGTCACTGGAGACAACACACCCTGGCCCCTTGGTACGCCAAGGAAGGATGGAGAGAGACTCATCAGCATCACCACTCCAATTAAATTTGACTCTCCATCTAAACTGCTCTCCCCGACGAAATTTGATAGTCCCTCAAAACTAATAGCAACATGGTCTAGCATTTCACCTCGCAAGATGTCGTCTCCACGACCCAAAGCTCAGATCCAGCTGAATCCAGCTTTGTTTGATGAAAGTTGCCTGTTAGAAGTGCCGTCAGAGAATAGGTCACAGAGGTCATATTCTATTTTAGCCGAAGATCTGGCAGTCTCCCTCACCATTCCATCACCTCTTAAGTCCGACAGCCACCTCAGCTTCCTGCAGCCGCCGAGCATGCACCTCGTATCCACTCCAGACAGTGTCATCAGTGCTCACATAAGTGAGGACGCACTACTGGATGGGGAAGACGCTTCAGAGCAGGACATCCACCTGGCCCTCGACACCGACAACTCCAGCTGCGGCTCCAGCACCAGCAGTGAAGTACTCGCCACACCTTTCGTGTTCAAGCCCAACCTGCCCATGCAGGCACTAGTGATGGAGAGGTCAAATGATCACTTTATTGTAAAGATTCGTCAGGCAGCCACAGGTGCAGATACCACACTCACTGCTGATGATAGCTTAAGTCAGACGCTAACAGAAGAAGATCAGCAACGTGTAGAAGTTGGTGTGGAAGCTAAAGATGGTCAAGGAAAAGCTGTTTTGTCGGACAAGTCACCAAACAGTACACCTTCCAATGCTGTACCCTCAAATGCAGTACCATTAGAGAACAGTCTGTCTGGGATCTGTAATTCTGCAGATGTCCATCTCACTCAAGATGAGAGCTTAACATCTCACGAAAAACAAGATTTGTCAACTCAGCAAAATACCTCAAAAGTTAGTTTTTCTGAGAattcacagaaactgtcagagTCTCTGAAAAGGCATCCTAAAACTATCCCTTCGGACAACAATCTGCACAATAATGCTCAAAGTTCTGATCATGCTTTTGGAAAGATCAGTCAGCCAACCAGCAGAGAAGATATCACAGTCACTGCTGTTGAGCATGTAAGTCAAACATGCCACAGAAAAGAGGACATGACAAGTCAAAGTCCCTCAAAATCTCAGAAGAGGATCAGTTGCTCTGAAACTGTACTGTCAGATATTAGTCCACATCACCCTGCTAAAGGCTCAGAAACTGATCAAACTAGCAAAGTGTTGACATCACATGTTTCAGACGGCAGGAGAGATGAAATGGAGGCGTCGGAGTCAGAGAGAAGTCTCATCATTGCAGAGGACATAAGCAGCACACCAGAGAGAGACCAAAGGGATTGTGAGAAAGGTGGAaaacggaagaagaagaagcaccACCATGAGAAATCAAAAGCCAAGCGGTTcagaaaggaggaagaggagaggacagaaaaGATCATGTCCAACTGCAAGGCAGACGACGATGAATCCAAATCTCTGTCCCCCACCAATCTCTATGCCAAGAATGTCATCAGGAAGAAGGGCGAGGTGGTGATAGCCTGGACCAG AGATGAAGATCGAGCTATTCTGATTGAACTGAAGACGAAAGGTGCCTCACGTGAGACTTTCTCTGCCTTGGCAGAGAAACTTAATAAGCCATCAGGACAG ATTGCTCAGAGATTTCATCAGCTCATGAAGCTTTTTAAGAAGCAGGAGAAGATGGACACTTGA
- the gja10b gene encoding gap junction protein alpha 10 b: MGDWNLLGSILEEVHIHSTIVGKIWLTILFIFRMLVLGVAAEDVWDDEQSEFVCNTEQPGCKNVCYDQAFPISLIRYWVLQIIFVSSPSLVYMGHALYRLRTLEKERHRKKACLKAELEGTDPVQEDHKRIERELRKLDEQKRVRKAPLRGSLLRTYVFHILTRSVVEVGFIIGQCALYGIGLSPLYKCERLPCPNSVDCFVSRPTEKNIFMVFMLVIAGVSLFLNLLEIFHLGVKKIKESLYGYKYGDDDSVCRSKKNSMVQQVCVLTNSSPQRLMQLTQMAHRESLPLNLAPAVPQNKEGSNSSTQQPIQTYLQSQADMQQLGVVMEQRYTLENRKPSCSSDESNEPHVSGQPQYAGPRPTLMAGHMEIPAALKNPQRKQSRVSVCKELSDMSDSPESDHYPSARKCSFMSRGLSEGKLADPSDSTDSQSGADVEAQHLNQIESPVVTPPPPASGRRMSMSMILELSSIMKK; encoded by the exons ATGGGGGATTGGAACTTATTAGGGAGTATTTTAGAAGAGGTCCACATTCATTCCACCATAGTGGGAAAGATCTGGCTCACCATCCTCTTCATTTTCCGCATGCTTGTGCTCGGCGTTGCGGCTGAGGACGTCTGGGACGATGAGCAGAGCGAATTTGTCTGCAACACAGAGCAACCCGGCTGCAAGAATGTCTGCTATGACCAGGCTTTTCCCATCTCCCTCATTCGCTACTGGGTGCTGCAGATCATCTTTGTATCCTCTCCATCTCTGGTCTACATGGGGCACGCGTTGTACCGGTTGAGGACCCTTGAGAAGGAGAGGCACAGGAAGAAAGCCTGTCTGAAAGCTGAGCTGGAGGGGACAGACCCCGTCCAGGAGGACCATAAGAGAATTGAGCGAGAGCTCAGGAAACTAGACGAACAGAAGAGAGTAAGGAAAGCTCCCCTTCGAGGCTCATTGCTGCGCACATATGTTTTCCATATCTTAACCAGATCTGTGGTGGAGGTGGGTTTTATTATAGGTCAGTGTGCCCTGTACGGCATCGGACTGTCTCCTCTGTACAAATGTGAGAGGTTGCCTTGCCCCAACAGTGTTGACTGTTTTGTGTCACGGccaacagagaaaaacattttcatggTTTTCATGCTGGTGATCGCTGGCGTTTCTTTGTTCCTCAACCTCCTGGAGATTTTCCATCTAGGGGTGAAGAAGATCAAAGAAAGCTTGTATGGATACAAATATGGAGATGATGACAGTGTGTGCAGGTCAAAGAAAAACTCCATGGTGCAGCAGGTTTGTGTGCTCACAAACTCCTCACCGCAGAGGTTGATGCAGCTCACACAGATGGCTCATAGGGAATCTCTGCCTTTGAATTTGGCCCCAGCAGTCCCTCAGAATAAAGAGGGGTCCAACAGCTCCACCCAGCAGCCCATACAAACATACCTGCAGAGTCAAGCTGACATGCAGCAGCTGGGGGTTGTCATGGAGCAGCGCTACACTCTGGAAAACAGAAAGCCCTCCTGCAGCAGTGATGAGTCAAATGAACCTCATGTTTCAGGCCAGCCCCAGTACGCAGGACCTCGGCCCACACTCATGGCCGGCCACATGGAGATCCCTGCTGCCCTGAAGAACCCGCAGAggaagcagagcagagtgagTGTCTGTAAGGAGCTCAGTGACATGAGCGATTCTCCGGAGAGCGACCACTACCCCTCagccaggaagtgcagtttTATGTCCCGAGGACTATCAGAGGGCAAGCTGGCGGATCCGTCTGACAGCACAGATTCTCAGAGTGGAGCAGATGTCGAGGCCCAGCACCTCAACCAGATAGAGAGTCCAGTAGTGACCCCGCCACCTCCAGCCAGCGGGAGAAGGATGTCCATG agcaTGATTCTGGAGCTGTCTTCAATCATGAAAAAGTAA